A region of Acidobacteriota bacterium DNA encodes the following proteins:
- a CDS encoding threonine dehydratase, with protein MEPPTLHDIYDARPRVYRHLRPTPLLSHPLLASEIGTAVFVKHENHNPTGAFKIRGGLNLVATLGASERSAGVVTASTGNHGQSLAMACGLHQVPCTIYVPRANNPEKNAAMRAYGATVIEHGHDFDEARGRCEQDAGERGYRYVHPANEPLLLAGVGTYALEIFEELPRVDVVFVPIGGGSGASGLVTVRSAIGNSTRIIGVQAARADAFTRSWRSGTRIVGDYADTFAEGVATRVTFDLTYDLLKRELDDIVTLTEDELAEGVRLALRATHNLAEGAGAASLMAAWKLRRELTGKTVVCVMSGGNMDTTVLRRILGASGQS; from the coding sequence ATGGAACCACCAACCCTGCACGACATCTACGACGCGCGACCCCGCGTGTACCGGCACCTGCGGCCGACGCCCTTGCTGTCGCATCCGCTCCTGGCATCGGAGATTGGTACTGCGGTCTTCGTCAAGCACGAGAATCACAATCCGACCGGCGCCTTCAAGATTCGCGGCGGGTTGAACCTGGTGGCGACCCTCGGGGCGAGTGAACGCAGCGCGGGCGTGGTGACGGCGTCGACGGGCAATCACGGCCAGTCGCTGGCGATGGCGTGCGGCCTGCACCAGGTGCCCTGCACGATCTACGTGCCCAGGGCCAACAACCCGGAGAAGAACGCGGCGATGCGGGCGTACGGGGCGACGGTCATCGAACACGGCCACGACTTCGACGAGGCGCGGGGCCGGTGCGAGCAGGATGCAGGCGAGCGCGGGTACCGGTACGTCCACCCGGCCAATGAACCGCTGCTGCTGGCGGGCGTCGGCACCTACGCGCTCGAGATCTTCGAGGAACTGCCACGCGTGGACGTCGTATTCGTGCCAATCGGCGGCGGAAGCGGCGCATCCGGGCTGGTGACGGTTCGAAGCGCGATCGGCAACTCCACGCGCATCATCGGCGTGCAGGCGGCCCGGGCCGATGCCTTCACGCGATCGTGGCGATCAGGCACGCGCATTGTGGGCGATTACGCCGACACGTTTGCCGAGGGTGTCGCGACGCGCGTGACGTTCGACTTGACCTACGACCTCCTCAAACGCGAACTCGACGATATCGTCACCTTGACCGAGGATGAGCTGGCCGAGGGCGTCCGGCTGGCGCTGCGCGCGACGCACAACCTGGCGGAAGGCGCCGGCGCGGCTTCGCTTATGGCCGCCTGGAAGCTGCGCCGCGAACTGACCGGCAAAACGGTCGTGTGCGTGATGAGCGGCGGCAACATGGACACGACGGTCCTCCGGCGCATTCTGGGCGCCTCAGGACAATCGTAA
- a CDS encoding dihydrolipoamide acetyltransferase family protein: protein MASRVVMPKLSDTMEEGRILRWIKKEGDPVETGQALAEVETDKATVEMEAYTNGIVRKIVAAEGQFVKVGQQIAVIGTADEDISALLPGPAAAAPVESAPARPAPVADAAPRQVQAAPAEPMAAGRHLKASPLALRMAAESGVDLKSLRGTGPQGRIIKRDIEAALATDAPQAPSAGSAVAPQRSRALAMVAARDAAPESQEIELSPVRRTIAKRLVQSKGPIPHFYLTIDVAMDRVWDAYKALRDQKSSISINDIVIKATALALRQHPDINASFAGDHVKQFARVHIGMAVALDDGLITPVLRDADLKPLEEISEEARTLAERARARTLQPSEYSGATFSISNLGMMGIEQFSAIINPPEAAILAVGAVRQVPIAVDGQVTVGYRMKATLSVDHRVADGASGARFLQTLKRFLEHPLLMA, encoded by the coding sequence ATGGCTTCCCGCGTTGTGATGCCGAAGTTGAGTGACACCATGGAGGAGGGCCGTATCCTCCGGTGGATCAAGAAGGAAGGCGATCCGGTCGAAACCGGCCAGGCACTGGCCGAAGTGGAGACCGACAAGGCCACCGTCGAGATGGAAGCGTACACGAACGGCATCGTGCGTAAGATCGTTGCGGCCGAGGGTCAGTTCGTCAAGGTGGGCCAGCAGATCGCGGTGATTGGCACGGCCGACGAGGACATCTCGGCGCTGCTGCCCGGGCCGGCTGCCGCCGCCCCCGTCGAGAGCGCGCCAGCCCGCCCCGCACCCGTCGCCGACGCGGCGCCTCGCCAGGTCCAGGCTGCGCCCGCCGAACCGATGGCGGCCGGCCGCCACCTGAAGGCCTCGCCGCTCGCGTTGCGCATGGCCGCGGAATCCGGTGTCGATCTGAAGAGCCTGCGCGGAACCGGTCCGCAGGGCCGCATCATCAAGCGCGATATCGAAGCCGCGCTCGCGACCGACGCGCCCCAGGCGCCGTCGGCCGGATCGGCCGTGGCGCCACAGCGTTCGCGTGCGTTGGCCATGGTGGCCGCACGCGACGCCGCGCCGGAGTCGCAGGAGATTGAGCTCTCGCCGGTCCGGCGGACCATTGCCAAGCGGCTCGTGCAGAGCAAGGGCCCGATCCCGCACTTTTACCTCACCATCGACGTGGCAATGGATCGCGTCTGGGACGCCTACAAGGCGTTGCGTGATCAGAAGTCATCGATCTCCATCAACGACATCGTGATCAAGGCCACCGCCCTGGCCCTGCGGCAGCACCCCGACATCAATGCGTCGTTCGCCGGCGATCACGTCAAGCAGTTCGCGCGGGTGCACATCGGCATGGCCGTGGCGCTTGACGATGGCCTGATCACGCCCGTATTGCGGGATGCGGATCTGAAGCCGCTCGAGGAGATTTCCGAAGAGGCGCGCACGCTGGCGGAACGGGCCCGAGCGCGAACACTCCAGCCGAGCGAATACAGCGGCGCCACGTTCTCTATTTCCAATCTCGGGATGATGGGCATCGAGCAGTTCTCCGCCATCATCAACCCGCCGGAGGCGGCTATTCTGGCCGTCGGCGCGGTTCGCCAGGTGCCGATCGCGGTCGACGGCCAGGTGACGGTGGGCTACCGCATGAAGGCGACCCTGTCGGTCGACCACCGGGTCGCCGATGGCGCCAGCGGTGCCCGCTTCCTCCAGACGCTGAAGCGCTTCCTCGAGCATCCGCTGTTGATGGCGTAA
- a CDS encoding pyruvate dehydrogenase complex E1 component subunit beta, translating to MPLISYRDALNQALREELRRDPNVFLMGEEVGVYQGAYKVSKGLLQEFGERRIIDTPITEEGFTGVGIGAAMVGLRPVIEMMTWNFSLLAMDQIINGAAKMRYMSGGQFKIPIVVRGPGGAAHQLAAQHSQSIESWYAHVPGLKVVAPSTPYDAKGLLKSAIRDDDPVIFFEGETLYGSKGEVPAEDYTIPIGVADIKREGTDVTLVAWSKMVSVAMKAAETLAAEGISCEIVDPRSLRPFDDAPILASVRKTNRCVIVEEGWPYVGLGAQIAYQIQQAAFSDLDAPVTRVTGADVPMPYAKNLEHMAMPSPTRVVAAVREVLYLD from the coding sequence ATGCCGCTCATCAGTTATCGCGACGCATTGAATCAGGCCCTGCGTGAAGAACTCCGGCGCGACCCGAACGTCTTCCTGATGGGGGAAGAAGTGGGCGTCTATCAGGGCGCTTACAAGGTCAGCAAAGGCCTGCTGCAGGAATTCGGTGAGCGCCGCATCATCGACACGCCCATCACGGAGGAAGGCTTCACCGGCGTCGGCATTGGCGCGGCGATGGTCGGCCTGAGGCCGGTCATCGAGATGATGACGTGGAATTTCTCGCTGCTGGCCATGGACCAGATCATCAACGGCGCCGCCAAGATGCGCTACATGTCGGGAGGCCAGTTCAAGATCCCCATCGTGGTGCGCGGCCCGGGAGGGGCGGCCCACCAGCTCGCCGCGCAGCACTCGCAGTCGATTGAGTCGTGGTACGCGCACGTCCCCGGACTGAAGGTGGTGGCACCGTCGACACCGTACGACGCGAAGGGCCTGCTGAAGAGCGCCATCCGAGACGACGACCCGGTGATCTTCTTCGAGGGCGAGACGCTCTACGGATCGAAGGGTGAGGTGCCGGCCGAGGACTACACGATCCCGATTGGGGTGGCGGACATCAAGCGCGAAGGCACCGACGTCACGCTGGTCGCCTGGTCGAAGATGGTCAGCGTGGCGATGAAGGCGGCCGAGACGCTGGCCGCCGAGGGCATTTCGTGCGAGATCGTCGATCCGCGATCGCTGCGGCCGTTTGACGACGCGCCGATCCTGGCGTCTGTGCGAAAGACCAATCGGTGCGTGATTGTCGAGGAAGGCTGGCCGTACGTCGGGCTCGGGGCGCAGATCGCCTACCAGATTCAGCAGGCCGCGTTCAGCGATTTGGATGCGCCGGTCACGCGCGTCACCGGCGCCGACGTGCCGATGCCCTACGCCAAGAATCTCGAGCACATGGCCATGCCGTCACCCACACGCGTGGTGGCGGCTGTGCGAGAGGTGCTGTACCTGGATTAG
- the pdhA gene encoding pyruvate dehydrogenase (acetyl-transferring) E1 component subunit alpha translates to MATATTPDHISRQLADTPKATLLDMLHKMLLGRRFEEKCAEMYALQKIGGFCHLYIGQEAVAIGALSTLRPDDVIFTSYRDHVHAIVKGCDPGRVMAELFGRRDGVSKGKGGSMHLFDRKVGMFGGHAIVGGHIPLATGVAFASKYQQKDQVTLCFFGEAAVNIGAFHESLNMAALWKLPCIYVVENNRYGMGTSIERASAIYDVAARACAYDMASETVDGMDVLAVRDCISRAVERGRREHAPTLIEARCYRFMGHSMSDPVHGHYRTKEEVEEQKQQDPIKAYFGHLLAAGLVDQKDLEQFDREAREVVERAIQFAEASPEPSADDLYADVYTEPYGPFRRSEQ, encoded by the coding sequence ATGGCAACAGCGACGACACCGGACCATATCAGCCGACAGCTGGCCGACACCCCGAAGGCCACGCTGCTCGACATGCTCCACAAGATGCTGCTGGGACGGCGCTTCGAAGAGAAGTGCGCCGAGATGTACGCGCTTCAGAAGATTGGCGGCTTCTGCCACCTGTACATCGGCCAGGAGGCCGTCGCGATTGGCGCGCTCTCGACGCTCCGGCCAGACGATGTGATCTTCACGTCGTACCGGGATCACGTGCACGCCATCGTCAAAGGCTGCGATCCCGGCCGCGTGATGGCGGAACTGTTCGGCCGCCGGGATGGCGTCTCGAAGGGCAAGGGCGGCTCGATGCACCTGTTCGACCGCAAGGTGGGCATGTTTGGCGGCCACGCGATCGTCGGCGGGCACATTCCCCTCGCTACCGGCGTCGCCTTCGCCAGCAAGTACCAGCAGAAGGACCAGGTGACGCTGTGCTTTTTCGGCGAGGCCGCAGTCAACATCGGCGCCTTTCATGAATCGCTGAATATGGCGGCCCTCTGGAAGCTGCCCTGCATCTACGTCGTCGAGAACAACCGGTACGGCATGGGCACCTCGATCGAGCGCGCCTCGGCCATCTATGACGTGGCCGCGCGGGCATGCGCCTACGACATGGCCAGCGAGACGGTGGACGGTATGGACGTGCTGGCCGTTCGCGACTGCATCAGCCGGGCCGTCGAACGCGGCCGGCGCGAGCATGCACCCACGCTCATCGAGGCCCGATGCTACCGGTTCATGGGCCACTCGATGTCGGATCCGGTACACGGTCATTACCGCACGAAGGAAGAAGTCGAGGAGCAGAAGCAGCAGGATCCGATCAAGGCGTACTTCGGCCACCTGCTGGCGGCCGGCCTGGTTGACCAGAAAGACCTCGAACAGTTCGACCGGGAAGCGCGCGAGGTCGTCGAGCGGGCGATTCAGTTCGCGGAGGCCAGCCCGGAACCATCGGCCGATGATCTCTACGCCGACGTGTACACGGAACCGTACGGCCCCTTCCGACGGAGTGAACAATAA
- the lipA gene encoding lipoyl synthase codes for MSIAVPLPLVSPVRKPEWLKVRAPGSANYVRLKGLMRTQGLHTVCEEAHCPNIGECWHHGTATFMILGDVCTRACPYCAVRHGKPPGLDREEPARVAEAVGNMALNYVVITSVDRDDLPDGGSGIFADTIRGIRAERPSCRIEVLIPDFKGDEQALRTVLDARPDVLNHNTETVPRLYRLARPGGRYPRTLELLDRTRTYAPDIPTKSGVMVGLGEEWPEVIATLADLREVGVGIITIGQYLSPSSAHLPVARYYHPDEFEMLNVAAINMGFGHVECGPLVRSSYHAHEQADAFDQAEGRAAGD; via the coding sequence ATGAGCATCGCCGTTCCGCTTCCCCTCGTCTCACCCGTCAGGAAACCCGAGTGGCTGAAGGTGCGCGCACCAGGCTCCGCCAACTACGTGCGGCTGAAGGGGTTGATGCGCACGCAGGGACTCCACACGGTTTGCGAAGAGGCGCACTGCCCGAACATCGGCGAGTGCTGGCACCACGGCACGGCGACGTTCATGATCCTCGGCGATGTCTGCACGCGAGCGTGTCCCTACTGCGCGGTTCGGCACGGCAAACCCCCTGGCCTGGATCGCGAAGAGCCGGCACGCGTGGCCGAGGCCGTGGGCAACATGGCGCTCAACTACGTGGTCATCACGTCGGTTGACCGCGACGACCTGCCGGACGGCGGCTCGGGCATCTTCGCGGACACGATCCGCGGGATTCGGGCCGAACGGCCGTCGTGCCGGATCGAAGTCCTGATTCCCGACTTCAAGGGCGACGAGCAGGCGCTGCGCACGGTGCTCGACGCGCGGCCGGACGTGCTGAACCACAACACCGAGACCGTGCCACGCCTCTACCGCCTGGCGCGGCCCGGCGGTCGCTACCCGCGCACCCTCGAACTGCTGGACCGCACCCGCACGTATGCGCCGGACATCCCCACGAAGTCTGGTGTGATGGTCGGGCTCGGTGAGGAGTGGCCGGAGGTCATCGCGACGCTGGCCGACCTGCGCGAGGTGGGCGTCGGTATCATCACGATCGGTCAGTACCTCAGCCCGTCTTCGGCACACCTGCCGGTGGCTCGGTACTACCACCCGGACGAGTTCGAGATGCTCAACGTGGCGGCGATCAACATGGGCTTTGGACACGTCGAGTGTGGTCCTCTGGTGAGGAGCTCCTATCATGCCCACGAGCAAGCCGACGCGTTCGATCAGGCGGAAGGCCGAGCGGCCGGCGACTGA
- a CDS encoding metal-dependent hydrolase yields MLLSGLSVTWLGHGTFLLVSPEGRRILIDPWLDGNPSCPPAFRTIDKVDLILVTHGHFDHVHDAATVAKATGATVVGIFELCDWLASKGVTTASGMNKGGTQEQCGVRITMVDARHSSSCVDDGVVTYLGEAAGYVLRFSNGLTVYFAGDTAVFGDMRLIRELYSPSIAFLPIGDFFTMDPSAAAKAVELLGVRKVIPMHYGTFPILTGRPEQLRELVAPLGVEVVEMQPGQTLA; encoded by the coding sequence ATGCTGCTGTCAGGGCTGTCGGTGACGTGGTTGGGACATGGGACGTTTCTGCTGGTGTCGCCCGAGGGACGCCGCATCCTGATTGACCCCTGGCTGGACGGCAACCCCTCCTGTCCGCCGGCCTTCAGGACGATCGACAAGGTCGATCTGATCCTGGTGACGCACGGGCACTTCGATCACGTGCATGATGCTGCCACCGTCGCGAAGGCGACCGGGGCGACCGTGGTCGGGATCTTCGAATTGTGCGACTGGCTCGCGAGCAAGGGCGTGACGACGGCGTCGGGGATGAACAAGGGCGGCACCCAGGAGCAGTGCGGTGTCAGGATCACGATGGTCGACGCCCGCCACAGTTCCAGCTGCGTGGACGACGGCGTCGTGACGTACCTTGGCGAGGCGGCCGGGTACGTGCTGCGGTTTAGCAACGGCCTCACGGTGTATTTCGCGGGCGACACGGCCGTGTTCGGCGACATGCGCCTCATCAGGGAACTCTACAGCCCGTCGATCGCGTTCCTGCCGATTGGCGATTTCTTTACCATGGATCCATCGGCGGCCGCCAAGGCCGTCGAACTGCTGGGCGTACGCAAGGTCATCCCCATGCACTACGGGACGTTCCCCATCCTCACCGGCCGGCCGGAGCAGCTGCGCGAACTGGTGGCGCCGCTGGGCGTCGAGGTGGTGGAAATGCAGCCGGGGCAGACGCTGGCTTGA
- a CDS encoding ferredoxin family protein — MAYIICEPCVGTKDTACVDVCPVDCIHPRKDEPEFQTAELLYIHPDECIDCGACVPACPVEAIFALDETPEKWKHFIAKNAEYYQK; from the coding sequence ATGGCGTACATCATTTGCGAACCGTGTGTGGGGACCAAGGACACTGCCTGCGTCGATGTGTGTCCGGTCGACTGCATCCACCCGCGGAAAGACGAACCTGAATTCCAGACGGCCGAACTGCTCTATATCCATCCGGATGAGTGCATCGACTGCGGCGCGTGCGTGCCAGCGTGCCCGGTCGAGGCGATCTTTGCGCTGGACGAAACGCCTGAGAAGTGGAAGCATTTCATCGCGAAGAACGCGGAGTACTATCAGAAGTAG